Proteins encoded within one genomic window of Spirulina major PCC 6313:
- a CDS encoding adenylate/guanylate cyclase domain-containing protein, which yields MRRINSPKIHDHLTVKLEGTRFQAFIRELLTNSGHFLVLKGLAELIVDGWRVYLTHPPEYLLIFAVSIQAWYLSRPTAQRFWGNLIGVGVYTVLDVPLDGWAFFTDFSHLVFWGASLAIAVSQHLRTQVWPQSDGLLIPLESVVRTLMIQAFYLVVQVEPEGHVTWNDLQMMVNSHSHRYFLGSVVLIGLFLGLRNLQVSRQQRQLRETARSLQQFAEWGIGAYAVNQAVNNPDAVALTLQNRTIIFMDIRGFTRWCEQHEPDAIAHVLNAYYYAVEPAAAAHDPIRVSFTGDEIMAIYATPAQGIAAAQAMRDQSHACLAPHGLGAGCAVHCGPVMEGFFGSQDLRTYTVIGDTVNTAKRLESATPAGHITLSDAVYHTAPDLAVQPLTPITVKGKQDPLTIWQLMAT from the coding sequence ATGCGCAGGATCAACTCCCCAAAAATTCACGATCATCTCACGGTCAAGCTCGAAGGCACACGTTTTCAGGCTTTTATTCGTGAATTGCTCACCAATAGCGGCCATTTTTTGGTGCTCAAGGGGTTAGCGGAATTGATTGTCGATGGGTGGCGGGTGTACCTCACCCATCCGCCGGAATACCTGCTCATCTTCGCCGTATCGATTCAGGCGTGGTACTTGTCCCGACCGACGGCCCAGCGGTTTTGGGGAAATTTGATCGGGGTGGGGGTCTATACGGTGCTGGATGTGCCCTTGGATGGTTGGGCTTTTTTTACGGATTTCAGCCATCTGGTGTTTTGGGGGGCTTCGTTGGCGATCGCCGTTTCCCAGCATCTCCGCACCCAAGTCTGGCCCCAGTCTGATGGTCTGCTCATTCCCCTCGAAAGTGTGGTGCGGACGTTGATGATCCAGGCGTTTTATCTGGTCGTTCAGGTGGAGCCAGAGGGTCATGTGACCTGGAACGATCTCCAGATGATGGTGAATAGCCATAGCCATCGCTACTTTTTGGGGAGTGTGGTGTTGATTGGGCTGTTTTTGGGGTTGCGAAATTTGCAGGTGAGCCGGCAGCAGCGGCAGTTACGGGAAACAGCGCGATCGCTCCAACAGTTCGCCGAATGGGGCATCGGAGCCTATGCCGTCAATCAAGCCGTGAACAATCCCGACGCTGTCGCCCTTACCCTCCAAAACCGCACGATTATTTTCATGGATATTCGCGGCTTTACCCGCTGGTGTGAACAGCACGAACCCGATGCGATCGCCCATGTCCTCAACGCCTACTACTACGCCGTCGAACCCGCCGCCGCTGCCCACGACCCGATCCGCGTTAGCTTCACCGGAGATGAAATTATGGCGATCTACGCCACCCCCGCCCAGGGTATCGCCGCCGCCCAAGCCATGCGCGATCAGTCCCATGCCTGCCTCGCTCCCCACGGTCTCGGCGCAGGCTGTGCCGTCCATTGTGGCCCGGTGATGGAGGGGTTTTTTGGCAGCCAAGATCTGCGCACCTATACCGTAATTGGCGACACCGTCAACACCGCCAAACGCCTCGAATCCGCCACCCCCGCCGGTCACATCACCCTCTCCGATGCCGTCTATCACACCGCCCCTGATCTCGCCGTCCAGCCCCTGACCCCGATCACCGTCAAAGGCAAACAAGACCCCCTCACCATCTGGCAATTGATGGCAACCTAA
- a CDS encoding PepSY domain-containing protein: protein MKPTTIRKFHRTIAPIFFLPLFATALTGVIYRVGRAWFNLPHQDWLMIIHQGEFLGKPLVPVYVLLMGVGLLGLIVTGGMMTKQLWGRPAKQTDRRWHRIVGAIALLPLILSATTGIIYRLARTWFGLDYDQVGIFLSIHEGRYFGTILHPIYVLLVGVGLIILLITGIRMTGIVRQRRRST, encoded by the coding sequence ATGAAACCCACGACAATTCGCAAATTCCACCGCACGATCGCACCCATCTTTTTCCTTCCCCTCTTCGCCACCGCCCTGACTGGTGTGATTTATCGCGTTGGGCGGGCCTGGTTTAATCTGCCGCACCAAGACTGGCTGATGATCATCCACCAAGGGGAGTTTTTAGGAAAGCCCCTCGTGCCGGTCTATGTGCTGCTGATGGGGGTGGGGCTGCTGGGCTTGATTGTCACTGGCGGGATGATGACAAAGCAACTGTGGGGACGACCGGCGAAACAGACCGATCGCCGCTGGCATCGGATCGTGGGTGCGATCGCCCTTCTTCCCCTCATCCTCAGCGCCACCACCGGCATCATCTACCGCCTCGCCCGTACCTGGTTCGGCCTGGACTATGATCAAGTGGGCATTTTTCTCAGCATCCACGAAGGCCGTTACTTTGGGACGATTCTGCACCCGATCTATGTACTGTTGGTGGGAGTGGGGTTAATCATTTTGTTAATTACAGGCATTCGGATGACGGGAATTGTTCGGCAGCGGCGACGTTCTACCTAA
- a CDS encoding Fe2+-dependent dioxygenase: MILTIENVLTPDELETVQRTLMTASFVDGKITAGRYAKLVKTNEQIDGKTDEAQTLRSLVKPAIQRHPLFQAAIRPHTIRPLLFSRYEPGMSYGTHTDNALMGKGRDRTRSDVSLTLFLSEPDSYTGGELCLDTAFGEQQIKLTAGSMVVYPSTMLHHVAAVTTGIRLAAVTWVQSLVRDPQEREILFELDTVRRATFEKYGKTVEFDLLSKTLSNLLRKWVEL; encoded by the coding sequence ATGATTTTAACGATTGAAAATGTTCTCACTCCGGATGAGTTGGAAACCGTGCAACGCACCTTAATGACGGCATCCTTTGTCGATGGGAAAATCACAGCGGGGCGCTATGCCAAGTTAGTGAAGACCAACGAACAAATCGACGGCAAAACAGACGAGGCGCAAACCTTGCGATCGCTCGTTAAACCCGCCATCCAACGCCATCCCCTCTTTCAGGCTGCCATTCGCCCCCACACGATCCGCCCGCTGCTGTTCAGCCGCTATGAACCGGGGATGAGTTACGGAACCCACACCGATAATGCCCTGATGGGGAAGGGGCGCGATCGCACCCGTTCTGATGTATCCCTGACTCTCTTTCTCAGCGAACCTGACAGCTATACCGGCGGCGAACTCTGCCTCGACACCGCCTTCGGTGAGCAGCAGATTAAACTTACCGCCGGTTCGATGGTGGTGTATCCCTCCACGATGCTGCACCATGTCGCCGCCGTCACCACCGGGATACGCCTCGCCGCCGTCACTTGGGTACAAAGTCTCGTCCGCGATCCCCAAGAGCGTGAAATCCTCTTTGAACTGGACACCGTGCGCCGCGCTACCTTTGAAAAATACGGCAAAACCGTTGAGTTTGATCTCCTCAGTAAAACCCTCTCGAATCTGCTGCGGAAGTGGGTTGAACTTTAA
- a CDS encoding RluA family pseudouridine synthase, whose translation MSLSPPLSLTVDQPAPRLDRWLADQIPDLSRSRLQKLIEQGHVSRNDQPCTNKKTALNVGDRLTVTIPPTEPLTLTPEAIPLDILYEDEVLIIINKPAGMVVHPSPGHDRGTLVHALLHHCQDLAGIGGIERPGIVHRLDKDTSGAIVVAKTDHALQHLQQQIRTKTAQRLYHGIVYGAPQAEHGTVDAPIGRHPAGLKKMAIADLERGRSAVTHWQVLERLGNYTLLKFQLTTGRTHQIRVHLTHIGHPLLGDPLYGPGRAMGVNLTGQALHAHRLSLVHPVTGEAIDAIAPRPAQFETLLTVLKRRTHSQGAGRA comes from the coding sequence ATGTCACTCTCTCCCCCGCTGAGCCTCACGGTTGACCAGCCCGCACCCCGCCTGGATCGGTGGCTGGCGGATCAGATTCCGGATCTGTCGCGATCGCGCCTCCAAAAACTCATCGAGCAGGGCCATGTGTCCCGCAACGACCAGCCCTGCACCAATAAAAAAACGGCCCTCAATGTGGGCGATCGCCTCACCGTCACGATTCCCCCCACCGAACCCCTCACCCTCACCCCCGAAGCCATCCCCCTCGATATCCTCTACGAAGATGAGGTCTTGATCATCATCAACAAGCCCGCCGGGATGGTGGTGCATCCCTCCCCCGGCCACGATCGCGGCACGCTTGTCCATGCCCTGCTCCACCATTGCCAAGACTTAGCCGGGATTGGCGGGATTGAACGGCCGGGCATTGTCCATCGGTTAGATAAAGACACCAGCGGCGCGATCGTCGTGGCGAAAACCGATCATGCCCTCCAGCATCTTCAGCAGCAAATCAGAACCAAAACTGCCCAACGCCTCTATCACGGCATCGTCTACGGCGCACCCCAAGCGGAGCATGGCACGGTAGACGCGCCCATCGGACGGCATCCGGCGGGGTTGAAAAAAATGGCGATCGCGGATCTCGAACGGGGGCGATCGGCCGTCACCCATTGGCAAGTGTTGGAACGGTTGGGCAACTATACCCTGCTGAAATTTCAACTCACCACGGGCCGCACCCACCAAATCCGCGTCCACCTCACCCACATCGGCCACCCACTCCTAGGCGATCCCCTCTACGGGCCAGGGCGAGCGATGGGGGTGAATTTAACCGGGCAGGCGTTGCACGCCCACCGCTTGAGTCTGGTGCATCCGGTGACGGGGGAGGCGATTGACGCGATCGCACCTCGGCCCGCCCAATTTGAAACCCTGTTAACGGTGCTCAAACGACGAACCCACTCCCAAGGGGCCGGACGCGCCTAG
- a CDS encoding amino acid ABC transporter ATP-binding protein — protein MIVATDVQKWYASNQFHVLRGVSLTVRKGEVVVIMGPSGSGKSTFIRTFNALEPYQKGTIMVDGIELSHDLKNIDAIRREVGMVFQQFNLFPHLSVLQNVTLAPIWVRRRKKVEAEAHAMQLLEKVGILEQARKYPGQLSGGQQQRVAIARALAMQPRIMLFDEPTSALDPEMVREVLDTMRSLADDGMTMVCVTHEVGFAREVADRVVLMADGELVEEAPPDVFFNNPQHDRTKQFLSQIL, from the coding sequence ATGATTGTCGCCACCGATGTGCAGAAATGGTACGCCAGCAACCAATTTCACGTCCTGCGCGGGGTGAGTTTGACCGTGCGTAAAGGTGAAGTGGTGGTGATTATGGGGCCATCGGGTTCCGGAAAATCTACCTTCATCCGCACCTTTAACGCCCTCGAACCCTATCAAAAAGGGACGATTATGGTGGATGGCATTGAACTATCCCACGATTTAAAAAATATTGATGCGATCCGCCGTGAAGTGGGGATGGTGTTCCAACAGTTCAACCTGTTTCCCCATTTGAGCGTGTTGCAAAATGTCACCCTCGCGCCGATCTGGGTGCGTCGCCGCAAGAAAGTGGAAGCCGAAGCCCACGCCATGCAACTCCTGGAAAAAGTGGGAATTTTAGAACAGGCGCGAAAATATCCAGGGCAACTGTCCGGGGGTCAGCAGCAACGGGTGGCGATCGCTCGCGCCTTGGCGATGCAACCCCGGATCATGCTCTTTGATGAACCCACTTCCGCCCTTGACCCGGAAATGGTGCGGGAAGTGCTCGACACGATGCGATCGCTGGCTGACGACGGTATGACCATGGTTTGTGTGACCCACGAAGTCGGCTTTGCGCGGGAAGTGGCCGATCGCGTCGTCTTGATGGCGGATGGTGAACTCGTCGAAGAAGCTCCCCCTGATGTTTTCTTCAACAACCCTCAACACGATCGCACCAAGCAATTCCTCTCGCAAATCCTCTAG
- a CDS encoding gamma-glutamylcyclotransferase family protein: MIQVFVYGTLKPGEANYQAYCGDRPHRAQPAYTWGRLYHLPTYGYPAMTHGMERIMGVLLTFEAVDILAILDPLETYEEGRSPEQNEYDRQHIEVFTPGGQPLGRVWGYVMRPALVEQHGGIWVASGQWSGVDYPKAGGF; the protein is encoded by the coding sequence ATGATTCAAGTCTTTGTCTACGGCACACTGAAGCCCGGCGAGGCCAATTATCAGGCCTATTGTGGCGATCGCCCCCACCGGGCCCAACCCGCCTACACCTGGGGGCGGCTCTATCACCTCCCGACCTATGGCTATCCCGCCATGACCCACGGCATGGAGCGGATTATGGGGGTGTTGTTAACGTTCGAGGCGGTTGATATTTTGGCGATCTTAGATCCCTTAGAGACCTATGAGGAGGGGCGATCGCCGGAGCAAAACGAATACGATCGCCAACACATCGAAGTGTTCACCCCTGGGGGCCAGCCCCTTGGCCGGGTGTGGGGCTATGTGATGCGCCCCGCCCTAGTGGAGCAACACGGCGGTATTTGGGTGGCTTCGGGCCAATGGTCAGGGGTGGACTATCCTAAGGCAGGAGGATTTTAG
- a CDS encoding M16 family metallopeptidase has translation MQQLSAPQTHSAFPADVIRLPNGLTIIHQPLPVTPVVAVDVWVKAGATTEPDSWHGMAHFLEHMVFKGSDQVAPGEFDWIIEASGGATNAATSHDYAHFFITTAAQYLPQTLPYFADILLHAVIDDTEFGREMDVVIEEIRGCQDDPDWLGFQALCETVYGDSPYGRSILGTEAQVRERSPQQMRCFHQTHYQPENMTVVIVGGVERETAIALISEAFGSFAVRSECPPLTTHPLPHLEKITRTELRLPRLEQARLLLAWTAPGVDLMDVGIGLDMLSVLLAGGRSSRLVRDLREEAQCVWDVGSEFSLQKNASLLTINAWLDDAQLPDVEAMIQDHLHHLQTTPMSRAELNRIKRLLCNDYAFSTETPAQLAGLYGYYNTIAQAELAVTYAERIQRMTPDILQQIAQDYLKPDCYAVTVMRSL, from the coding sequence TTGCAACAACTCTCTGCACCGCAAACCCATTCCGCGTTTCCCGCCGACGTGATTCGGCTGCCTAATGGTCTGACCATTATTCATCAGCCCTTGCCCGTCACCCCAGTCGTGGCGGTGGATGTTTGGGTCAAAGCCGGGGCCACCACCGAGCCGGATTCCTGGCACGGGATGGCCCACTTTCTAGAGCATATGGTGTTCAAAGGCAGTGATCAGGTTGCGCCGGGAGAATTTGACTGGATCATTGAAGCCAGCGGTGGGGCCACCAATGCCGCCACGAGTCACGATTATGCCCATTTTTTCATCACCACAGCGGCGCAATACCTTCCCCAAACCCTGCCCTATTTTGCGGATATCCTCCTCCATGCGGTGATTGACGATACGGAATTTGGGCGTGAAATGGATGTGGTGATTGAGGAGATTCGGGGCTGCCAGGATGATCCCGATTGGCTGGGGTTTCAAGCCCTCTGTGAAACGGTGTATGGGGATTCACCCTATGGCCGTTCGATTTTAGGCACGGAAGCCCAAGTGCGGGAGCGATCGCCCCAGCAAATGCGCTGTTTTCACCAGACCCATTACCAACCGGAAAACATGACGGTGGTGATCGTCGGCGGGGTGGAACGGGAAACCGCGATCGCCCTGATCAGCGAGGCCTTTGGTTCCTTTGCGGTGCGATCGGAATGTCCCCCGTTAACCACCCATCCGCTGCCCCATCTCGAAAAAATTACCCGCACCGAACTCCGATTACCGCGCCTCGAACAGGCCCGCCTCTTACTGGCTTGGACGGCTCCGGGGGTGGATTTGATGGATGTGGGGATTGGCTTGGATATGCTGTCGGTGCTGTTGGCGGGGGGGCGATCGTCGCGGCTCGTTCGGGATCTGCGAGAAGAGGCGCAATGTGTGTGGGATGTGGGGAGTGAATTTTCCCTGCAAAAGAACGCGAGCTTATTAACGATCAATGCCTGGCTCGATGATGCACAGTTGCCGGACGTTGAAGCGATGATCCAAGACCACCTCCATCACCTCCAAACCACACCAATGAGCAGGGCGGAACTGAACCGGATTAAACGGTTGCTCTGTAATGACTATGCCTTTTCGACGGAAACACCGGCCCAACTGGCGGGGCTTTATGGCTACTACAACACGATCGCCCAAGCGGAACTCGCGGTGACCTATGCTGAAAGAATCCAACGGATGACCCCGGACATTCTCCAGCAGATCGCCCAAGACTATCTCAAGCCGGATTGCTATGCGGTGACGGTGATGCGATCGCTCTAA
- a CDS encoding M16 family metallopeptidase, translating into MSAQPLTQARLANGITVIAVENNAADIVAARCFVRAGGRWEAPAQSGISHLLSAVMTKGTTTLSSADIADRVESTGANMGTDVSADYFVLSLKTVTADFPAMLQLAADLLRSPSFPPDEVQLERQLTLQNIRAQQERPFSLAFQQLRTAMYAGHPYGGSMLGTPETIQTLTPEALHAYHRTYFRPDNMVISLCGRIVREDAIAQIEAIFGNWTAPPAVIPLPPVPTITPQPGCHIIPQDTQQSIVMLGYAAPSVHSTTDYIPLKVINTYLGSGLSSRLFVELREKQGLAYDVSAFYPTRYHQSQFVAYMGTAPENTQIAVDCLHRELKRLCEVVLNPEDLQASKNKLLGQYALGKQTNAEIAQLFGWYQIIDLGVDFDQQFQDAVNAVTLEDLQTIAQRYFTTPYLSIIGPATQVSTVVF; encoded by the coding sequence ATGTCGGCCCAACCCTTAACTCAAGCCCGTTTAGCCAACGGGATTACCGTAATCGCAGTGGAAAATAATGCGGCGGATATTGTGGCGGCGCGGTGTTTTGTGCGGGCGGGAGGACGGTGGGAAGCTCCGGCTCAAAGTGGGATTTCCCATCTCCTTTCGGCGGTGATGACCAAAGGCACAACGACCCTATCCTCGGCGGACATTGCCGACCGGGTGGAGTCCACCGGGGCCAACATGGGGACGGATGTATCGGCGGACTATTTTGTCCTCAGTTTGAAAACCGTGACGGCGGATTTTCCGGCGATGCTCCAGTTGGCGGCGGACTTGTTGCGATCGCCCAGCTTCCCCCCGGACGAAGTCCAACTCGAACGCCAACTCACCCTCCAAAACATCCGCGCTCAACAGGAACGCCCCTTTAGCCTTGCCTTTCAACAACTGCGCACCGCTATGTATGCCGGCCATCCCTACGGCGGCTCCATGCTCGGCACACCGGAAACCATCCAAACCCTCACCCCGGAAGCTCTTCATGCTTACCATCGCACCTACTTTCGCCCCGATAATATGGTGATCAGCTTGTGCGGGCGGATTGTGCGGGAAGATGCGATCGCCCAAATCGAAGCCATTTTTGGCAATTGGACTGCCCCCCCTGCCGTGATCCCCCTGCCCCCTGTTCCCACCATCACCCCCCAACCCGGCTGCCACATCATCCCCCAAGACACCCAGCAATCCATCGTCATGCTCGGCTACGCCGCCCCTTCCGTCCACAGCACCACCGACTACATCCCCCTCAAGGTAATTAACACCTACCTCGGCAGCGGCTTATCCAGTCGCCTCTTTGTGGAACTGCGGGAAAAACAGGGACTCGCCTACGATGTTTCCGCCTTTTATCCCACCCGCTACCACCAATCCCAATTTGTCGCCTACATGGGCACGGCCCCCGAAAACACCCAAATCGCCGTTGATTGCCTCCACCGAGAACTGAAACGTCTCTGCGAGGTGGTGCTCAATCCCGAAGACCTCCAAGCCTCGAAAAATAAACTCCTGGGTCAATACGCCCTCGGCAAACAAACCAACGCTGAAATTGCCCAGCTTTTCGGCTGGTATCAAATCATTGATCTCGGCGTGGACTTTGATCAACAGTTTCAAGATGCCGTCAATGCCGTCACCCTAGAGGACTTGCAAACCATTGCCCAACGCTATTTCACAACGCCCTATCTGTCGATCATTGGCCCGGCAACCCAAGTCAGCACCGTTGTTTTCTAA
- a CDS encoding PAS domain-containing protein → MSPDIQGDRQRIAALEAENAALREQLAAQTQALSWHRLTEDLRSTIEERTRELEASQLRLQRVAANLPGVIYQFRMDADGTYRFPYVSEGCRDLYELEPESFITAFSYVHPDDLPGLQTLITTTAQTLERAQYEHRIITPSGQLKWVELLSKPERTAEGAIVWDGLIVEITARKQAEIALVDSEQRFQSVCEQTGQLIYDYNIASGNIRWMGAMEAMTGHPPDAFKTFNAQDWAQWIHPDDREKTLSLLNDCMAAGRPYNMDYRLRRRDGSYIYVEDRGIFFRDETGQAHRMLGTMADIDDRKAAEEELRESRAELLALFSAIQDVILVMDRDGRYLKIASSSAPLLYQPAETSIGRTLHEIFPVDLADFFLAYIQQAVDTQELVRMDYSLPLGDRIVYFDSIIAPQQENTVVIVARDITSLKEVEAALREKDALLQTTLEAGKLGCWRWNRCTNDVFWSSAVERVFGLEVGLLGRTFKDYVALIHPDDLDATLAAVEQALATETDYSIEHRVLTPTGGVEWIRANGSIWRDGEGHCIGLLGSVLNITEMKNAEIALRESAAQIQQQADREQLLNQLTQQIRHSLTLHLDHILNTSVRDIQAFLKVDRCHFAWYLDIDESHYWEVVTEVVIPGLPSLVGRHPVAAFGSLSDLILQRRIVRLDDTSAVDDPRVRSMLQGLGNRSMLVLPVWDEVGDRYGVFACTQSQGVRPWLDDEVELLEAVVGQLAIALTQASLLAQSQTKAAEAAAALAELQRTQLRLVQSEKMSSLGQLVAGVAHEINNPVNFIHGNLAHADEYSAGLIQLVNAYQHHYPDPQPEIADLIEDLDLEFLKTDFQHLLQSMRVGTERIRAIVQSLRTFSRLDESEIKDVNIHDGIDSTLMILQTRLRASEARPAIAVIKDYGALPLINCYAGQLNQVFMNLLVNAIDALEERDQNRSHAAIQADPSKIRIVTRPEADGITIAIIDNGSGITSEAQARLFDPFFTTKAIGKGTGLGLSISYQIITENHQGQLTCTSQPGQTCFWIKLPLRQSPPQPGNPPAGFGRA, encoded by the coding sequence ATGTCTCCAGACATTCAAGGCGATCGCCAGCGCATTGCCGCTCTCGAAGCTGAAAACGCCGCCCTACGCGAGCAACTCGCCGCCCAAACCCAAGCCCTTTCCTGGCACAGACTCACCGAAGACCTCCGATCCACGATTGAGGAGCGCACCCGCGAGCTAGAAGCCAGCCAGCTACGGCTTCAACGGGTGGCGGCGAATTTACCAGGGGTCATCTATCAATTTCGGATGGATGCCGACGGAACCTATCGTTTCCCCTATGTTTCCGAGGGGTGTCGGGATCTGTATGAACTCGAACCCGAATCCTTTATCACGGCGTTTAGTTATGTCCATCCTGACGACTTACCGGGGCTACAAACGCTGATTACCACCACTGCCCAAACCCTAGAACGGGCCCAATATGAACACCGGATCATCACCCCTTCGGGGCAACTCAAATGGGTTGAACTCCTCTCCAAACCAGAGCGCACCGCCGAGGGTGCGATCGTTTGGGATGGCTTAATTGTGGAAATTACGGCCCGTAAACAGGCAGAAATCGCCCTCGTGGACAGTGAACAGCGCTTTCAAAGCGTCTGTGAACAGACGGGACAACTGATCTACGACTACAACATTGCCAGCGGAAACATTCGTTGGATGGGAGCCATGGAGGCGATGACGGGTCATCCGCCCGATGCGTTTAAAACGTTTAATGCTCAGGATTGGGCGCAGTGGATTCACCCCGACGATCGCGAAAAAACCCTCAGCCTGTTGAATGACTGTATGGCGGCGGGTCGTCCCTACAATATGGATTATCGGCTGCGGCGGCGGGATGGCAGTTATATCTATGTGGAAGATCGGGGGATTTTCTTCAGGGATGAAACGGGTCAAGCCCATCGGATGTTGGGAACGATGGCCGATATTGACGATCGCAAAGCCGCAGAAGAAGAACTGCGAGAATCCCGCGCTGAATTGCTGGCCTTGTTTAGCGCGATTCAAGATGTGATCCTCGTCATGGATCGGGACGGTCGCTACCTCAAAATTGCCTCCAGTAGTGCGCCGCTGCTGTATCAACCGGCGGAGACCTCCATTGGTAGAACCCTCCATGAGATTTTTCCGGTGGATCTGGCGGACTTCTTTTTGGCGTATATCCAACAAGCGGTTGATACCCAAGAATTGGTGCGCATGGATTATAGTTTGCCGTTGGGCGATCGCATCGTCTATTTTGACTCGATCATTGCCCCCCAGCAAGAAAATACAGTGGTCATTGTGGCGCGGGACATCACCAGCCTCAAGGAAGTGGAAGCCGCCCTCCGTGAAAAAGACGCTCTCCTTCAAACCACCCTGGAAGCCGGGAAACTTGGCTGTTGGCGCTGGAACCGCTGCACGAACGATGTGTTTTGGTCGAGTGCCGTTGAACGTGTCTTTGGCCTAGAGGTGGGACTCTTGGGCCGCACCTTTAAAGACTATGTTGCCCTCATCCATCCGGACGATCTGGACGCAACCCTCGCAGCGGTAGAGCAAGCCCTCGCCACAGAAACCGACTACAGTATTGAGCATCGCGTGCTCACACCGACGGGAGGGGTCGAATGGATTCGCGCCAACGGGAGTATCTGGCGAGATGGAGAGGGCCACTGTATCGGCCTGTTGGGGTCAGTCTTGAATATCACTGAGATGAAAAACGCCGAGATCGCGCTCCGGGAATCCGCCGCCCAGATTCAACAACAGGCCGATCGTGAACAACTCCTCAACCAACTGACGCAACAGATTCGCCACTCGTTAACCCTCCATCTTGATCATATTCTCAACACCAGTGTGCGGGATATCCAAGCCTTTCTAAAGGTAGACCGTTGTCATTTTGCTTGGTATCTGGACATTGACGAAAGTCACTATTGGGAGGTGGTGACTGAAGTGGTGATACCGGGCTTACCGAGTTTGGTGGGGCGGCATCCTGTGGCGGCGTTTGGCAGTCTTTCGGATTTGATTTTGCAGCGGCGCATTGTTCGTTTAGATGATACGAGCGCTGTTGATGATCCGAGGGTTCGGTCGATGTTGCAGGGTTTGGGAAATCGTTCAATGTTGGTTTTGCCGGTGTGGGATGAGGTGGGCGATCGCTACGGGGTGTTTGCCTGTACCCAAAGTCAAGGGGTGCGGCCGTGGCTAGATGATGAGGTGGAACTGCTCGAAGCGGTGGTGGGACAATTAGCGATCGCCCTCACCCAAGCCAGCCTCCTCGCCCAAAGCCAAACCAAAGCCGCCGAAGCCGCCGCCGCCCTCGCAGAATTGCAACGGACTCAACTACGGCTCGTGCAAAGTGAAAAAATGTCGAGCCTGGGGCAATTGGTGGCCGGGGTCGCCCACGAAATCAACAATCCGGTCAACTTTATCCATGGCAACCTCGCCCATGCGGATGAATACAGCGCCGGCCTGATTCAACTGGTCAATGCCTATCAGCACCACTATCCCGATCCCCAGCCTGAGATTGCCGACTTGATCGAAGACCTGGATCTGGAGTTTCTGAAAACGGATTTTCAACACCTGCTCCAATCAATGCGGGTGGGAACCGAGCGCATCCGCGCCATTGTCCAATCCCTGCGCACCTTTTCCCGGCTGGATGAGTCGGAAATTAAAGATGTCAATATTCACGACGGCATTGATAGCACCTTGATGATTTTGCAGACTCGACTGCGGGCCAGTGAGGCCCGACCTGCGATCGCCGTCATCAAAGACTACGGCGCATTGCCCCTGATTAACTGCTACGCCGGCCAGTTAAATCAGGTATTTATGAATCTGCTGGTGAATGCCATCGATGCCCTAGAGGAGCGCGATCAGAACCGTTCCCACGCCGCCATTCAAGCCGACCCTAGCAAGATTCGCATCGTCACCCGCCCCGAAGCGGACGGCATCACGATCGCCATTATCGACAACGGTTCCGGCATCACCTCAGAAGCCCAAGCCCGCCTCTTTGACCCCTTCTTTACCACCAAGGCGATCGGCAAAGGGACAGGGTTAGGATTATCGATCAGCTACCAAATCATCACCGAAAATCATCAAGGTCAATTGACCTGCACCAGCCAACCGGGTCAAACCTGTTTTTGGATTAAATTGCCCCTCCGACAATCCCCCCCACAGCCCGGTAATCCCCCAGCAGGATTCGGCAGAGCTTAG